A single Ignavibacteriales bacterium DNA region contains:
- the rsmI gene encoding 16S rRNA (cytidine(1402)-2'-O)-methyltransferase translates to MGTLYLVPVPIGNYEDITLRALSVLKAADRIVCEEYKEAVRLLAHYEIKKELLSINEHNEREETPHLITLLREGKNIALISDCGTPLFSDPGHHLLSQALAAGIQITALPGASSLMPALSASGLHAEKFYYFGWLSPKKEIRKNELLRLKKIREVIVLLDTPYRLQSLLRDCSEVFGGEISGVLAYEISKQGERYIRMPLKEMTASAQRDALKGEFVLLIDNRRIQREEYEISKGR, encoded by the coding sequence ATAGGAACACTTTATCTGGTGCCGGTACCAATCGGAAATTATGAGGATATAACCCTCCGGGCACTCTCCGTACTAAAGGCCGCGGACAGAATTGTCTGTGAAGAATATAAAGAAGCAGTCAGACTGCTTGCCCATTACGAAATTAAAAAAGAACTCCTTTCCATCAATGAACATAATGAACGGGAGGAGACGCCCCATCTTATCACCCTGCTTCGCGAGGGGAAAAACATAGCGCTGATATCAGACTGCGGAACCCCGCTGTTCTCTGACCCGGGGCATCATCTCCTTTCCCAGGCCCTTGCTGCCGGAATTCAGATAACCGCGCTCCCCGGTGCCAGTTCTCTGATGCCGGCGCTTTCTGCCTCCGGTCTTCACGCTGAGAAGTTTTATTATTTCGGATGGCTTTCCCCTAAAAAGGAAATAAGAAAAAATGAACTCCTCCGGCTCAAAAAAATCAGGGAAGTAATTGTACTGCTTGATACCCCCTACCGCCTGCAGAGTCTGCTGAGAGACTGCAGTGAGGTCTTCGGAGGTGAGATCAGCGGAGTACTGGCGTATGAAATAAGCAAGCAGGGGGAGCGGTATATACGGATGCCGCTTAAGGAAATGACCGCATCCGCGCAGAGGGATGCTCTTAAAGGTGAGTTTGTTCTCCTTATCGATAACAGAAGAATTCAGAGAGAAGAATATGAAATTAGTAAAGGCCGCTAA
- a CDS encoding sulfite exporter TauE/SafE family protein — MEIIIICLTALAGSALTFFSGFGLGTVLLPVFGLFFPIETAVTMTAIVHFANNLFKLGLTWRDADREVVIKFGLLSFAGAIAGAILLTAVSQMGSLFQYWLGNEMFVVTPAGLIIGILLIFFALFDIMPGTRRIAIQPKYLPYGGVLSGFFGGLSGHQGALRTTFLIRAGLSKESFIATGVMIACIVDISRLTVYFPMMKESFTGSEGGLLTAAVFSAFAGALAGNKLLKKITIRSLEKFIAVLLIVFGVLLAAGIV, encoded by the coding sequence ATGGAGATAATCATCATCTGCCTGACCGCCCTGGCGGGTTCGGCACTAACCTTTTTTTCAGGTTTCGGACTTGGAACGGTCTTACTCCCTGTTTTCGGACTTTTTTTTCCCATCGAAACGGCTGTTACGATGACTGCAATAGTCCATTTCGCCAATAATCTCTTCAAACTTGGTCTGACCTGGCGCGATGCTGACAGGGAAGTTGTTATTAAATTCGGGTTACTCTCTTTTGCAGGGGCTATTGCCGGCGCAATCCTTCTCACGGCAGTGAGCCAAATGGGGTCGCTTTTTCAGTACTGGCTCGGGAATGAAATGTTTGTTGTTACTCCAGCCGGATTGATTATCGGCATCCTGCTGATTTTCTTTGCTCTGTTTGACATTATGCCCGGTACCCGGCGAATTGCAATCCAACCGAAATATCTCCCTTACGGCGGTGTATTAAGCGGGTTTTTTGGCGGCTTGTCCGGTCATCAGGGGGCACTCAGGACAACGTTCCTTATCCGCGCGGGACTGAGTAAAGAATCGTTTATTGCAACGGGTGTGATGATTGCCTGCATTGTTGATATATCACGCCTGACTGTTTATTTTCCTATGATGAAAGAGTCATTCACAGGAAGCGAGGGGGGGCTTCTTACCGCTGCGGTATTCTCCGCGTTCGCGGGTGCGCTCGCGGGAAATAAACTTCTGAAAAAAATTACCATCCGCTCTCTTGAGAAGTTTATTGCAGTTCTGCTTATAGTATTTGGAGTACTGCTTGCCGCTGGTATCGTCTGA
- a CDS encoding YdeI/OmpD-associated family protein, with translation MALKNTRVDEYIEKSAPFAKPILKQIRKIVHRACPDAVESIKWSFPVFDYNGGILCHMASFKEHCSFGFRLGGSMDDKHAIFKKEESGGMGLLGQIRTLKDLPSEKVLTWYIHEAMRLHDEGVKIVRKKPAAPRKKLETPDWFEKALMKNKTAWKVFEAASYSFRKEYIMWLTEAKTDATRLKRLETAVGWIAEGKGRNWKYEKK, from the coding sequence ATGGCATTAAAAAATACACGTGTTGATGAGTATATAGAGAAATCGGCTCCCTTCGCGAAACCCATACTGAAACAGATCAGGAAAATTGTACACAGGGCATGTCCTGATGCTGTTGAAAGCATCAAATGGAGTTTCCCGGTGTTTGATTATAACGGAGGAATTCTCTGCCACATGGCTTCTTTTAAAGAACACTGTTCGTTTGGATTCCGGCTTGGCGGCTCAATGGATGACAAACACGCGATATTCAAAAAAGAAGAATCCGGAGGTATGGGGCTGCTCGGTCAGATTCGCACTTTGAAAGACCTGCCGTCAGAAAAAGTTCTCACCTGGTATATACATGAAGCTATGCGTCTGCATGATGAAGGGGTAAAGATTGTCAGAAAGAAACCTGCTGCTCCGAGGAAGAAACTTGAAACCCCGGACTGGTTTGAAAAAGCGCTCATGAAGAACAAAACCGCCTGGAAAGTATTTGAAGCCGCATCGTACAGTTTCCGCAAGGAGTATATCATGTGGCTCACTGAGGCAAAAACCGATGCAACCAGGCTGAAGCGTCTTGAAACAGCAGTCGGGTGGATTGCCGAGGGGAAAGGGCGCAACTGGAAATATGAAAAGAAGTGA
- a CDS encoding ParA family protein codes for MRKVISVAIPKGGVGKTTTAVNLAASLAVAEKKVLLIDADPAGTCALNLGVDHNSLPADLSHVFSYTKRLSQVIFKTSLSHLDFIPSGSSSYQSEERLTRLTSNLLLLRNMLNNECKDYDFIIFDCPPYLKGITTLALAASDSVIMPVKSGQFSVEALKRMFKHLYWIKSNYNPGLSIEGVLFTMYEKNTRAWLITQNELFRTIGEHILHTIIPKSTAITEAEFSGMPAVLCNANSIGSKAYLELAGEILARLEGKPWPREQSSQVVA; via the coding sequence ATGAGAAAAGTAATTTCAGTTGCAATACCTAAGGGAGGGGTGGGGAAAACAACCACAGCGGTTAACCTGGCTGCATCACTTGCGGTGGCTGAAAAAAAGGTCCTCCTGATTGATGCGGATCCGGCAGGCACCTGTGCACTCAATTTAGGAGTTGACCACAATTCACTACCGGCTGATCTGTCGCACGTATTCTCTTACACCAAAAGACTCTCTCAGGTAATATTTAAAACATCACTTTCTCATCTGGATTTTATTCCGAGCGGATCTTCATCATATCAGAGTGAAGAACGGCTCACCCGTTTAACCAGCAACCTGCTACTCCTCCGGAATATGCTTAATAACGAATGCAAAGATTATGACTTTATCATCTTTGACTGCCCCCCCTATCTCAAAGGCATTACCACTCTTGCACTGGCTGCTTCAGATTCGGTAATCATGCCGGTTAAGTCAGGACAGTTTTCCGTTGAAGCACTTAAGAGAATGTTTAAGCATCTTTACTGGATAAAATCAAATTATAACCCCGGGCTATCCATTGAAGGAGTTCTTTTCACCATGTATGAAAAAAATACCCGTGCCTGGCTGATAACACAAAACGAGCTTTTCCGTACCATCGGGGAGCATATACTGCACACCATCATTCCGAAATCCACTGCCATCACTGAAGCAGAGTTTTCCGGGATGCCGGCAGTACTTTGTAACGCAAACTCCATCGGCTCAAAAGCATACCTTGAGCTCGCCGGCGAAATTCTGGCCCGTCTTGAGGGAAAACCCTGGCCCCGGGAACAATCCTCACAGGTTGTGGCGTGA